Proteins from one Pontibacter korlensis genomic window:
- a CDS encoding TonB-dependent receptor domain-containing protein translates to MKKNLLLILLGLSTTTGWAQAPQQAGPPQQRTTMATPKGNAKISGVILDAETKQPIEFATVALINLSTGKPIDGTMADDNGRFTLQKVTAGKYKLNVSFLGYQLQVVENVTVSSDNAEVNVGTVSLASDAKKLNEVVITGEKPLVEEKIDRTVYNAEKDITNSGGNAADVLQKVPSLSLDTDGNVQLRGSGNVRVLINNKPSSIMAGSVADALKQIPADMIKSVEVITSPSAKYDAEGTAGIINIITKKDSGLEGVSGSINATAGTRASNGNGSLNLRRGKFGINASASTVQFYNHGNMSNITTFNGPEESRVVREQYGDTKIRGGFMNAQLGFDYDINAKNSLSGGVRHNGGQFKMQNDQNQLFTEGGVENPEQTFNTDIQNRNKRQGTDFNLDYVHTFGKPAHELAVLSQYTMMDTDTRNYQDRYTVGEDPFFLQRNNNDGQNNELTFQADYVHPFENKTTLELGAKSIFRDVSSDGVYRYIETDSEVNSNLNFDYAQDVYASYATYGFAIKQKLNVKLGARFEQTEIEGDYFQVKQDGAQESANYSESYNNLIPSVALSYTIKDKHTLKANYTQRIQRPSLFFLNPFDQEQAPGTIVRGNPYLDAELTNLYEVGYSTYFKTASISANLYMRETDNAIETVPRLEDNNTILTFANVAQNKTYGISLFGSVKPVKAWSVGGSSNIYFVDLKSSLYENSGWMYNINGNTSYDFGKGFSAQFNGGFNSRRIQLQGKFAAFSYHTLAFKKELFEGKGGISLGLDNPFRKSMKMNNDVEAIDFTQRMRINNFNRGARVTFDYRFGKMEKQKPRRKRSIRNDDTKQGDGGGAGGIQ, encoded by the coding sequence ATGAAGAAGAATCTACTCCTGATCCTGCTTGGCCTAAGTACCACAACAGGATGGGCACAAGCTCCGCAGCAAGCAGGGCCACCACAGCAACGAACAACAATGGCTACCCCAAAGGGAAATGCCAAGATCAGTGGCGTGATACTAGATGCAGAAACAAAACAGCCTATCGAGTTTGCCACAGTAGCACTTATCAACCTGAGCACTGGGAAACCAATTGACGGTACCATGGCAGACGATAATGGCCGTTTTACTTTACAGAAAGTTACTGCTGGCAAATATAAACTGAATGTATCTTTCCTGGGCTATCAGCTGCAGGTGGTGGAAAATGTTACGGTTTCTTCAGATAACGCAGAGGTTAATGTTGGTACTGTATCCCTTGCCTCTGATGCCAAGAAATTGAACGAAGTAGTTATCACAGGTGAGAAGCCTCTTGTAGAAGAAAAGATTGACCGCACTGTATACAACGCCGAAAAAGATATTACCAATTCTGGTGGCAATGCGGCCGATGTACTGCAGAAAGTACCTTCGCTGAGCCTGGATACAGATGGCAACGTGCAGCTTCGCGGTAGCGGAAACGTGCGTGTGCTCATCAATAATAAGCCTTCCTCTATTATGGCGGGCAGCGTGGCTGATGCACTAAAGCAAATCCCGGCTGATATGATTAAGTCGGTTGAGGTGATCACCAGCCCATCGGCTAAGTATGATGCGGAAGGCACTGCCGGTATCATCAACATCATAACAAAAAAAGACAGTGGCTTAGAAGGTGTTAGCGGCTCCATTAACGCTACAGCCGGTACTCGTGCCAGCAACGGCAATGGTAGCCTGAACCTGCGTAGAGGCAAGTTTGGCATCAATGCCAGTGCCAGCACTGTGCAGTTCTACAACCACGGTAACATGAGCAATATTACCACCTTCAACGGTCCTGAAGAGTCCAGAGTGGTACGTGAGCAGTATGGCGACACAAAGATACGTGGTGGGTTCATGAATGCGCAGCTAGGTTTTGATTACGACATCAATGCAAAAAACAGCCTTTCTGGGGGTGTACGCCATAACGGGGGCCAGTTCAAGATGCAAAATGACCAGAACCAGCTGTTTACTGAGGGCGGAGTAGAGAATCCGGAGCAAACCTTCAACACTGACATCCAAAACCGCAACAAGCGCCAGGGTACAGACTTTAACCTGGACTACGTGCACACCTTCGGGAAGCCTGCTCATGAACTGGCAGTGCTGTCGCAGTATACAATGATGGACACGGACACCCGTAACTATCAGGATCGCTACACTGTCGGAGAAGATCCTTTTTTCCTGCAGCGTAACAACAACGATGGTCAGAACAACGAACTTACCTTCCAGGCAGACTACGTACATCCGTTCGAGAACAAAACTACACTAGAGCTAGGTGCTAAGTCAATCTTCAGGGATGTAAGCAGCGATGGTGTTTACCGGTACATCGAAACAGACTCGGAAGTAAACAGCAACCTGAACTTTGATTATGCACAAGATGTGTATGCCTCCTATGCTACCTATGGCTTTGCCATCAAGCAAAAGCTGAATGTAAAGTTGGGTGCCCGCTTTGAGCAGACAGAAATTGAGGGAGATTATTTCCAGGTGAAACAGGATGGTGCACAGGAGAGTGCTAACTACTCCGAAAGCTATAACAACCTTATTCCAAGTGTAGCGCTTTCTTATACTATAAAAGATAAGCATACACTAAAGGCTAACTATACGCAGCGTATACAGCGCCCTTCGCTTTTCTTCCTGAATCCATTTGACCAGGAGCAAGCTCCAGGTACCATCGTTCGTGGTAACCCATACCTGGATGCTGAACTTACCAACCTTTACGAGGTGGGCTACAGCACCTACTTTAAAACTGCCTCCATCAGTGCCAACCTGTACATGCGCGAAACAGATAATGCCATTGAGACAGTGCCACGTCTGGAGGACAACAACACCATCCTGACTTTTGCCAACGTAGCCCAAAACAAGACTTACGGCATCAGCCTTTTTGGTTCTGTGAAGCCCGTAAAAGCATGGTCTGTTGGTGGTAGCTCTAACATCTACTTTGTAGACCTGAAAAGTTCTCTTTATGAGAACAGCGGCTGGATGTATAACATCAACGGTAATACCTCTTATGACTTCGGCAAGGGTTTCAGTGCTCAGTTCAACGGTGGCTTCAACTCTCGCAGAATTCAGCTGCAAGGTAAATTCGCAGCATTCTCTTACCACACGCTGGCATTCAAGAAGGAGCTGTTCGAGGGTAAGGGCGGCATAAGCCTTGGCCTGGACAACCCGTTCCGCAAGAGCATGAAGATGAACAACGATGTAGAGGCGATCGACTTCACACAGCGCATGCGCATTAACAACTTCAACCGGGGCGCACGTGTTACCTTCGACTACCGTTTTGGTAAAATGGAGAAACAGAAACCTCGCCGTAAGCGCAGCATCCGTAACGACGACACCAAACAAGGTGACGGCGGCGGAGCCGGTGGCATCCAATAA
- a CDS encoding HEPN domain-containing protein: MQSFRTEIENPIVERDIIELEKKIRLYREGKLQEDKFKSLRLARGVYGQRQLGVQMVRIKLPFGKLTTQQLIRISDISDEYSTGNLHLTTRQDIQIHYVSLDRTPELWAKLEQDDITLREACGNTVRNVTASPEAGIDPNEPFDVSPYADATFRYFLRNPICQDMGRKFKMSFSSSDSDTAMSYMHDLGFIPKVRTEDGQEVRGFKVMIGGGLGAQPSLAHTAFEFLPENKVIPFIEGVLRIFDRYGERNNRNKARFKYLIAKLGLEEVMRLVEEEYKALKSHSFEIDKIIDFNPAPPAQKAIPDFVIDDTDKYNKWLKTNVFKQKQEGFYGIYIKVQIGDISSTTARKLVPLVREFSADEIRVTQGQNLLLKYVREEALPYFFAQLDELGLAEPGFNSVADITTCPGTDTCNLGISNSTNITKVLEKVIVDEYPEMLFNTDIKIKISGCMNSCGQHGMANLGFHGSSLKSGKSVVPALQVLLGGGTLSNGEGRIAQKLLKVPSKRGPEVLRYVLNDYLAKKEENERFNAYYDRNGKDYFYQLLKPLTDLTTLTPDDFIDWGHQDDFQPAIGVGECAGVMIDLVATLLYEADEKLEWAGEAMEDKRYADAVYYGYAAFISTAKALLLDKNVSTNTQNSIMQEFDTHFVETGIFTFESDFKSKVLQINQNQPSEAFAKDYLNQALLFLQEATRYRQEQREPVVE, translated from the coding sequence ATGCAAAGTTTTAGAACAGAAATAGAAAACCCGATTGTAGAGAGGGATATAATTGAGCTGGAAAAGAAGATCAGACTCTACCGCGAAGGCAAGTTGCAGGAAGATAAATTCAAAAGCCTGCGCCTGGCACGTGGTGTTTACGGACAGCGCCAGCTTGGGGTACAGATGGTGCGTATAAAGCTGCCCTTTGGTAAGCTTACGACGCAGCAACTGATCCGCATTTCTGATATTTCAGATGAATACTCTACAGGAAACCTGCACCTGACCACGCGCCAAGACATCCAGATCCACTATGTGAGCCTAGACAGAACACCTGAACTTTGGGCGAAGTTGGAGCAGGATGACATAACACTGCGTGAGGCTTGCGGTAACACTGTGCGTAACGTAACAGCATCTCCTGAGGCAGGCATAGACCCGAACGAGCCGTTTGATGTGTCTCCTTACGCTGATGCTACCTTCCGCTACTTCCTGCGCAACCCTATTTGCCAGGACATGGGCCGTAAGTTTAAGATGTCTTTTTCGTCCAGCGACTCTGACACTGCGATGTCTTACATGCACGACCTTGGCTTTATTCCTAAAGTAAGAACAGAAGATGGGCAGGAAGTGCGTGGCTTTAAAGTGATGATTGGGGGAGGTCTTGGTGCTCAGCCATCGCTTGCTCATACTGCTTTCGAGTTTCTTCCTGAGAACAAGGTGATTCCATTTATTGAGGGGGTACTGCGTATTTTTGACCGCTATGGCGAGCGCAATAACCGCAACAAGGCCAGGTTTAAATATCTGATTGCAAAGTTAGGTTTGGAAGAAGTGATGCGCCTTGTTGAAGAGGAGTATAAAGCACTCAAATCCCACTCGTTTGAAATTGATAAAATTATAGATTTTAATCCTGCACCTCCAGCCCAGAAAGCTATTCCGGATTTTGTTATAGACGATACCGATAAGTACAACAAGTGGCTGAAGACAAATGTGTTCAAGCAGAAGCAGGAGGGCTTTTACGGTATCTATATCAAAGTACAGATTGGTGATATCAGCAGTACTACAGCGCGTAAGCTGGTGCCACTGGTGCGTGAGTTTTCTGCCGATGAGATTCGTGTAACACAGGGACAGAACCTGCTTCTAAAGTATGTGCGAGAGGAAGCACTTCCATACTTCTTTGCGCAGCTGGATGAGCTAGGACTTGCCGAGCCGGGCTTTAACAGCGTAGCCGACATCACGACCTGCCCTGGTACAGATACCTGTAATCTTGGTATCTCAAACAGCACCAATATTACTAAAGTGCTTGAGAAGGTAATCGTGGATGAGTATCCGGAGATGCTGTTCAATACTGATATCAAAATCAAGATTAGCGGCTGTATGAACTCTTGCGGCCAGCATGGTATGGCCAACCTGGGCTTCCATGGCTCTTCTTTAAAGAGTGGCAAGAGCGTAGTGCCAGCCCTGCAGGTTTTGCTGGGTGGCGGTACGTTGAGTAATGGTGAAGGTCGCATTGCCCAGAAGCTTCTGAAGGTGCCAAGCAAGAGAGGACCGGAAGTACTGCGTTATGTGCTGAACGATTACCTGGCAAAAAAGGAGGAAAACGAGCGCTTTAACGCCTACTACGACCGCAACGGGAAAGATTATTTTTACCAGCTGCTAAAGCCTTTGACTGACTTGACTACACTTACTCCGGATGATTTTATTGACTGGGGACACCAGGACGATTTCCAACCTGCTATTGGTGTGGGCGAGTGTGCCGGTGTAATGATTGACCTGGTGGCTACACTGCTTTATGAGGCGGACGAAAAGCTGGAGTGGGCAGGAGAAGCAATGGAAGATAAGCGCTATGCTGATGCAGTTTACTATGGTTATGCAGCCTTCATCAGCACTGCCAAAGCGCTGCTGCTGGATAAGAACGTGAGCACCAATACACAGAATAGCATTATGCAAGAGTTCGACACGCACTTCGTGGAGACAGGCATTTTCACTTTCGAATCTGATTTCAAGAGCAAAGTGCTGCAGATAAATCAAAATCAGCCAAGTGAGGCATTTGCGAAAGATTACCTGAACCAGGCGCTGCTATTCTTACAGGAGGCAACCCGCTATCGTCAGGAGCAAAGAGAACCAGTTGTGGAGTAG
- the cobA gene encoding uroporphyrinogen-III C-methyltransferase produces the protein MASRRREIKNTVAEQQANAERYKLPKLTLVGAGPGDEDLITLKGIKALKQANVVLYDALVNPELLKHAPADAPKVYVGKRAGAHHLKQEEINKLIVDFAFSHGHVVRLKGGDSFVFGRGYEELAYADKFNIHTEVVPGISSSIAVPELQQIPLTIRGVNESFWVITGTTSSGEISSDVRLAAQSNATVIILMGVSKLAQISEIFAAAGKADTAVAVIQNGSLPDEKIALGNVHNIVERVETRKVESPAIIVIGDVVNYHPALRYTLALQQQQELAAVGV, from the coding sequence ATGGCATCAAGAAGAAGAGAAATAAAAAATACTGTTGCCGAGCAACAGGCTAATGCAGAGAGATATAAACTGCCAAAGTTAACACTGGTGGGTGCAGGACCCGGCGATGAAGACCTAATTACCCTAAAAGGGATAAAAGCTCTGAAGCAGGCTAATGTGGTACTTTACGATGCACTGGTAAACCCGGAGCTGTTAAAGCATGCGCCCGCCGATGCTCCTAAAGTCTATGTAGGTAAGCGGGCAGGGGCACACCATCTAAAGCAGGAGGAGATAAACAAGCTCATCGTTGATTTTGCTTTCTCTCATGGGCACGTAGTGCGCCTGAAAGGCGGCGACTCCTTTGTTTTTGGTCGCGGCTACGAAGAGCTGGCCTATGCTGACAAATTTAACATCCATACAGAGGTAGTACCGGGCATCTCAAGCTCTATTGCAGTGCCAGAGCTGCAGCAGATTCCGCTTACCATCCGCGGTGTAAACGAGAGTTTCTGGGTTATCACGGGTACAACAAGCTCCGGAGAGATTTCTTCGGACGTAAGATTGGCAGCTCAATCCAACGCAACTGTGATAATTCTGATGGGAGTAAGTAAATTAGCGCAGATTTCAGAAATCTTTGCGGCTGCCGGCAAAGCTGATACGGCTGTGGCTGTGATACAGAACGGCTCCTTGCCAGACGAGAAGATTGCACTAGGTAATGTGCATAACATTGTAGAGCGGGTTGAAACGAGAAAGGTAGAGTCGCCGGCCATTATCGTGATCGGGGATGTGGTGAATTATCACCCTGCCTTACGCTATACGCTGGCCCTGCAACAGCAGCAGGAGTTGGCAGCTGTAGGAGTATAA
- a CDS encoding TSUP family transporter produces MEHHQDENITVPSATEGIANTANPLFPVFLKLEELQTLVVGGGAVGLEKLSAILANSPKAQVRLVAPEIHVDIWALATKHPQVELVVREFQEDDLDGKDLVLIATDDHVLNRAIRDLAKSRKILTNVADTPQQCDFYLGSIVQKGSLKLGISTNGKSPTVAKRVKEVLNEAFPEEIDQVLGKMGKIREQLNGDFAEKVKQLNALTEGLVTPAPKKKQKYNVTSVLVMVFAAIALMVTGHLLFTYIPLQTIGNVALDVASQIDSDILIFIVAGFVAQLIDGALGMAYGVSATTFLLSFGVSPVAASASVHASEIFTSGVSGWMHLKFGNVNSKLFKNIVLPGVLGAILGAYLLFTFEEYLYIIKPIVAVYTLVLGILILRKVLRKKAKKKPVKKLGFLATAGGFLDAIGGGGWGPIVSSTLIAKGRNPMYTIGSVNLAEFFVSIASSATFVAFAGISHWQIILGLILGGSISAPIGAMLARKLPVKTMMIIVGIVVIIVSLRLIVMAFPF; encoded by the coding sequence ATGGAGCATCACCAGGACGAAAATATAACTGTACCCTCTGCTACAGAAGGGATAGCTAACACGGCTAACCCCCTGTTCCCGGTTTTCCTGAAACTTGAGGAGCTGCAAACTCTTGTGGTAGGAGGTGGGGCAGTAGGGCTTGAAAAGCTCTCGGCAATTCTTGCCAACAGTCCTAAGGCGCAGGTACGGCTGGTGGCCCCTGAGATACATGTGGATATCTGGGCGCTGGCAACTAAGCACCCACAAGTGGAGCTGGTAGTGCGGGAGTTTCAGGAGGATGACCTGGATGGTAAAGACCTTGTGCTTATTGCCACAGATGATCATGTGCTAAACAGAGCTATCCGAGATTTGGCAAAATCAAGGAAGATACTGACCAACGTAGCCGATACGCCGCAGCAGTGTGATTTTTACCTGGGGTCTATAGTACAGAAAGGAAGCCTGAAGCTAGGAATCTCTACCAACGGCAAGTCGCCTACTGTGGCTAAGCGTGTAAAAGAGGTGCTGAATGAAGCTTTCCCGGAGGAGATTGACCAGGTGCTGGGCAAAATGGGGAAGATACGGGAACAGCTGAATGGCGATTTTGCTGAAAAGGTAAAGCAGCTAAATGCATTAACAGAAGGGTTAGTAACTCCTGCGCCAAAGAAGAAGCAGAAGTATAATGTAACTTCGGTATTGGTGATGGTTTTTGCAGCCATTGCCCTTATGGTAACAGGTCACCTCCTTTTTACTTACATTCCGCTGCAGACTATTGGCAATGTCGCTTTGGATGTTGCCTCCCAGATTGATTCTGACATACTCATCTTTATCGTGGCTGGCTTTGTAGCCCAGCTGATAGATGGTGCCTTAGGTATGGCCTATGGAGTGAGTGCAACTACTTTCCTGCTGAGCTTTGGTGTGAGTCCGGTAGCAGCGAGTGCGAGTGTGCATGCCTCTGAGATATTTACCTCTGGCGTGTCTGGCTGGATGCACCTTAAGTTCGGTAACGTAAACAGTAAGCTCTTTAAGAACATTGTACTGCCAGGTGTGCTGGGAGCTATACTTGGAGCTTACCTGCTCTTTACTTTTGAAGAATACCTGTACATTATCAAGCCCATTGTAGCAGTATATACTTTAGTGCTAGGTATCCTGATCCTGCGCAAAGTACTGCGAAAGAAAGCAAAGAAAAAGCCCGTGAAAAAGCTAGGCTTTCTGGCTACAGCAGGTGGTTTCTTAGATGCCATTGGCGGGGGCGGCTGGGGACCAATCGTGTCGTCTACACTGATTGCCAAGGGCCGGAACCCTATGTATACCATTGGTTCTGTTAACCTGGCTGAGTTCTTTGTTTCTATTGCCAGCTCTGCTACTTTCGTAGCTTTTGCAGGTATATCGCACTGGCAGATTATTTTGGGCCTTATATTAGGAGGATCTATTTCAGCGCCTATCGGAGCCATGCTGGCCCGAAAGCTACCAGTTAAAACCATGATGATTATTGTGGGTATCGTGGTTATTATTGTGAGTCTGAGACTGATCGTAATGGCCTTTCCGTTTTAA
- a CDS encoding trans-sulfuration enzyme family protein, with amino-acid sequence MNDSNTGAIRLQTQRSHYREHSVPLYLTSSFVFEDAEQARAVFAEEEAGQVYSRYANPNIDELLEKMCYLEKAEDGFAFASGMGAIFGSLGALLQSGDHVLACRSLFGSTHQLLTNIFPKWGVSYSYADAGNPEEWESLITPATKLILIETPSNPGLELIDLEWLGELKQKHNLLLVVDNCFATPVLQNPTDFGADLVLHSATKYIDGQGRVLGGIAVGKSDLIAQIRYFARHTGPAMSPFNAWVLSKSLETLRLRVEKHCENALKLAETLEGNPALEKVNYPFLPSFPQYELAKKQMRLGGGIVTLEVKGGYDAAKRFIDNLQMASISANLGDTRTIVTHPASTTHSKLSEQERAATGITPGLVRVSVGLESIADIISDVTQALERV; translated from the coding sequence ATGAATGATAGTAATACGGGGGCAATCCGTCTCCAGACTCAACGCTCCCACTACCGCGAACACTCGGTGCCACTATACCTAACATCCAGCTTTGTTTTTGAGGATGCTGAGCAAGCGCGTGCCGTGTTTGCAGAGGAGGAGGCCGGTCAGGTTTACTCACGCTACGCAAATCCAAACATCGATGAATTGCTTGAGAAGATGTGCTACCTGGAGAAAGCAGAGGATGGCTTTGCATTCGCTTCAGGTATGGGCGCCATTTTTGGAAGTTTAGGGGCTCTGCTGCAGTCCGGTGACCATGTGTTGGCTTGCCGCTCGCTGTTCGGATCCACGCACCAACTGCTCACCAATATTTTTCCTAAGTGGGGAGTGTCCTATAGCTATGCTGATGCCGGTAATCCGGAAGAATGGGAAAGCCTGATTACGCCTGCCACCAAGCTTATACTGATAGAAACTCCCTCCAACCCAGGCTTAGAACTAATAGACTTGGAGTGGCTGGGTGAGCTGAAGCAGAAGCACAACCTGCTTTTGGTGGTAGACAATTGCTTTGCTACACCTGTACTACAAAACCCGACAGACTTCGGAGCTGACCTCGTACTGCATTCCGCTACCAAGTACATCGATGGCCAAGGGCGTGTGCTCGGAGGTATAGCTGTTGGAAAAAGCGACCTTATTGCTCAAATTCGATACTTTGCCCGCCATACAGGGCCTGCCATGTCGCCGTTTAACGCATGGGTGCTTTCAAAGAGTTTGGAAACGCTACGCTTGCGGGTAGAAAAGCACTGCGAAAACGCTCTAAAATTGGCAGAAACTCTGGAAGGAAATCCGGCGCTTGAGAAGGTGAATTATCCTTTCCTGCCATCTTTCCCTCAGTATGAGCTTGCTAAAAAACAAATGCGCTTGGGTGGTGGTATTGTAACACTGGAGGTAAAAGGAGGCTATGATGCGGCAAAACGCTTTATTGATAACCTGCAGATGGCCAGTATTAGTGCTAACCTAGGCGATACACGCACTATTGTAACACACCCGGCATCAACCACACATTCTAAGCTTTCAGAGCAGGAGCGTGCAGCTACCGGTATCACACCGGGTTTGGTGCGCGTTTCAGTAGGCTTGGAAAGTATAGCCGACATCATTTCAGATGTAACACAGGCACTGGAACGGGTATAA
- a CDS encoding OsmC family protein codes for MEVNLTRVDQDFHFAATGASGVEINIDGSPEIGGHNAGARPMELLLMGLGGCSAIDVIQILKKKRQQIDSFKINVKADRVQGEVPSLFKQIHVHFTLGGPLEELKVQQAIQLSMDKYCSVAAILYKTTTISYSFELVK; via the coding sequence ATGGAAGTTAATTTAACACGCGTTGATCAGGATTTTCACTTTGCGGCCACAGGTGCTTCAGGAGTGGAGATCAATATAGACGGCTCACCGGAAATAGGTGGGCATAATGCCGGAGCTCGCCCAATGGAGCTGCTCTTGATGGGGCTCGGTGGTTGCAGTGCTATTGATGTTATCCAGATATTAAAGAAGAAGCGCCAGCAGATCGATTCCTTTAAGATCAATGTGAAAGCTGATCGCGTGCAGGGAGAGGTGCCTTCTCTGTTTAAGCAGATTCATGTACATTTTACTCTTGGCGGGCCGCTGGAGGAGCTGAAGGTACAGCAAGCAATTCAGCTGTCAATGGATAAGTACTGCTCAGTGGCAGCTATACTTTACAAAACCACCACTATCAGCTATAGCTTTGAGTTGGTGAAGTAA
- a CDS encoding sulfate adenylyltransferase subunit 1, with amino-acid sequence MDILRFITAGNVDDGKSTLIGRLLYDTKQIFADQLEAIESSGRLNEDGQIDLSLLTDGLKAEREQGITIDVAYKYFSTEKRKFIIADAPGHIQYTRNMVTGASNSNLSIILVDARKGVQEQTRRHSIISTLLGIPHLVICINKMDLVGYDEQVYNQIVEDYKQFAKKLKSKDITFIPVSALKGDNIVESSELTMPWYQGPSLLEHLEQVPVSQDFNLEDSRFPVQYVIRPLTAEHHDYRGYAGKVISGTYKAGDKVTVQPSGQTTTVKSVELGGKVLEEAFAPMSVVLQLADEVDISRGDVIVKAADGLEVAQEFEAEVCWMHNKALKPGAKLLLRHNSTETRCVVRNIDYKIDINTLDHLEDVDQVQLNDICRVQIKTASPLLLDKYENNRSNGGFILIDETSYATVGAGMVAEIEY; translated from the coding sequence ATGGACATACTACGATTTATAACTGCCGGCAACGTAGACGACGGCAAGAGCACATTAATCGGTCGCCTGCTCTACGACACAAAGCAGATATTTGCAGACCAACTGGAAGCTATCGAAAGCTCTGGCCGCCTGAACGAGGATGGACAGATAGACCTTTCTTTGCTGACAGATGGCCTAAAGGCAGAGCGTGAGCAAGGCATCACTATCGACGTGGCTTATAAGTATTTCTCTACAGAGAAGCGCAAATTCATTATTGCTGATGCGCCAGGCCACATTCAGTATACTAGAAACATGGTTACGGGTGCGTCTAACTCAAACCTGTCCATCATTCTGGTAGATGCACGCAAAGGAGTTCAAGAGCAGACACGCCGTCACTCTATTATCTCTACGCTGCTGGGTATCCCGCACCTGGTAATCTGTATCAATAAGATGGACCTGGTTGGTTACGACGAGCAGGTTTACAACCAGATTGTAGAGGATTACAAGCAGTTTGCTAAAAAGCTGAAGTCGAAGGACATCACCTTTATACCTGTTAGTGCCCTTAAAGGCGATAACATTGTGGAAAGCTCTGAGCTGACTATGCCATGGTACCAGGGGCCAAGCCTGCTGGAGCACCTGGAGCAGGTTCCTGTTTCACAGGATTTCAACCTGGAAGATTCACGATTCCCGGTACAGTATGTTATCCGCCCCCTTACTGCTGAACACCACGATTACCGCGGTTATGCAGGTAAAGTGATCAGCGGTACTTATAAGGCTGGCGACAAGGTAACAGTACAACCCTCGGGCCAGACAACTACAGTAAAGTCTGTTGAGCTAGGTGGTAAGGTGCTGGAAGAGGCATTTGCCCCTATGTCAGTGGTACTGCAGCTGGCAGATGAAGTAGATATCAGTCGTGGCGATGTTATTGTAAAAGCTGCTGATGGACTTGAAGTAGCCCAGGAATTTGAGGCTGAAGTATGCTGGATGCACAACAAAGCTTTAAAACCAGGAGCTAAGCTGTTGCTACGCCACAATTCTACTGAAACCCGCTGCGTGGTTCGCAATATCGACTATAAGATCGACATTAATACGCTAGACCACCTGGAGGACGTGGACCAGGTACAGCTGAATGATATTTGCCGTGTGCAGATTAAAACAGCATCCCCACTCCTGCTGGATAAGTATGAGAACAACCGCTCCAACGGTGGATTTATACTTATAGACGAAACATCTTACGCTACAGTAGGTGCCGGTATGGTAGCTGAAATAGAATACTAG
- the cysD gene encoding sulfate adenylyltransferase subunit CysD, whose amino-acid sequence MDKRYLDYLDQLEAEAIHIMREVAGQFEKPALLFSGGKDSITLVRLAEKAFRPGKFPFPLVHIDTGHNFPEAIRYRDELAERLGEKLIVRNVEDTIKRKNLSEPTGRYASRNALQTHTLLETIEEFGFDACIGGARRDEEKARAKERIFSVRDEFGQWDPKRQRPELWNIYNGRINKGENVRVFPISNWTELDVWNYIKREGIALPHIYYTHERECLVRDGKLMAWSDFIYQEPDDVVVKKQVRFRTVGDMTCTAAVESVAYDIDAVIAEILESKISERGATRIDDKLSETAMEDRKKGGYF is encoded by the coding sequence ATGGACAAGAGATATCTGGATTACCTCGACCAGCTGGAGGCAGAAGCCATCCACATTATGCGTGAGGTAGCGGGGCAGTTCGAAAAGCCAGCCCTGCTTTTTTCGGGCGGTAAAGATTCAATTACACTGGTACGACTGGCTGAGAAGGCATTTAGACCAGGTAAATTCCCATTCCCGCTGGTACACATCGACACTGGCCACAACTTCCCTGAGGCCATTCGTTACCGCGATGAGCTAGCCGAGCGCCTTGGTGAAAAGCTGATCGTTCGCAATGTAGAGGATACGATCAAGCGCAAGAACCTATCAGAGCCAACAGGCCGTTATGCCAGCCGCAATGCGCTGCAGACACACACCCTGCTGGAGACTATAGAGGAATTCGGTTTTGATGCCTGCATTGGTGGAGCACGTCGCGATGAGGAGAAAGCCCGTGCCAAAGAGCGTATTTTCTCTGTACGAGACGAATTTGGTCAGTGGGACCCGAAGCGCCAGCGTCCAGAGCTTTGGAACATCTACAACGGCCGCATCAACAAAGGCGAAAACGTGCGTGTGTTCCCCATCTCTAACTGGACAGAGCTTGATGTATGGAACTACATTAAGCGCGAAGGTATCGCATTACCACATATCTACTACACCCACGAGCGCGAGTGCCTGGTGCGTGATGGAAAACTGATGGCATGGTCTGACTTCATTTACCAGGAGCCGGACGATGTGGTGGTGAAGAAGCAGGTACGTTTCCGTACTGTAGGCGATATGACCTGTACAGCAGCTGTGGAGTCGGTAGCATATGATATCGACGCCGTAATTGCCGAGATTCTGGAGTCAAAGATTAGTGAGCGTGGAGCTACCCGCATCGACGACAAGTTGTCGGAAACAGCGATGGAAGACCGTAAGAAAGGAGGATACTTTTAA